GCGGAGCATTAATTTTACCCCTTAACGGAACTGGGGCTAAAAATGGACTATCTGTCTCTATCAAAATATCTTTAATATTTAATTTCTTTAAAACCGCTCTTAAAGGCTCCGAATTTTTAAAAGTTAAATTACCTGCAAAAGATATCTTAAATCCAAAATCAATAAATTTTTTAGCATACTCATAAGTACCAGAATAACAATGCAATATTCCTCTACTTATAAAATTGGAAGATTTAATAACATTATAAACATCATCATAGGCATCTCTGACATGCAAAATGACAGGTTTATTGTACTTGCTAGCTAAATCTAACTGAATACTCAAAGCCTCAATCTGTTCAACTTTATTGTCTGCTTTAAAGTAATCAAGACCAATTTCACCAACAGCAACAATGACCTCCTTTGCCAAAATTTTCTCAATCAATTCAAAATCGCACTTTGAAGCCTCATTTAAAGGATGAATCCCAACTGTTAGCAAAATATTAGTATAAGCACCTAGAAGTTGCTTTCTTTCATAAAAATCACTAGGATGTAACCCAATATCGAGAAAATAAGAAAATCCATTTTTAATACATTCATTAATAAGATAATGAACATCGATAAAATTTTTCCTAAGTTCATTAAAATGAACATGAGTATCTACTAACTTTTCTAAAAAAAGAGCTCTTCCAAAATCAAGCTTCATGCATCCATCTTCTTTTTAAGATTATTAATATAATCAATAATGGTAACATTCTTCATTCCAAGTTGCAAAAAACTCGACAAAATATCTACAGCATCTCCAATTTGACCTAACGCCTCATAACACTCAGCAGCATTTACATATAATATTGAGTTCTTAGGATTGGTTTTTATCAAATTTTTAATAGCTGCCAATGCCTCTTTATACTGCCCCTGTTCTTTTTGAAGTAATGCAAGACCAAGTATAGCAAACATATCAAAATCAATATCAAGAGCTTTCTTATAATAAATTTGTGCATTATCATAATCTTTTAAGCAACGGTATGTATCCCCTACTCTCGTTAAAACCAAATTATTTTTGGGGTCTCTATCTATTATTGTAAGCCAATATCTCAAGGCCTCATGATACTCCTTATTTCCCCTATAGCAATCAGCAAGCCCAAAAATAGCATAAAAATTATTGGGAGAGATTTCTAAAGCTCTCCTGAAAAAATAAATTCCTTTACCAAATTCCTTCAATTTCCTATAACAATTTCCAATTGAAGTTAAAACACGAACATCAATCTTAACTTGATTTATTTCATATACCTTAAGCCAATATTTCAACGCTTCTTTATACTCCTTAAAGTCATAATATAAATGTCCAATACCAACAAGAGCATAATCATTATCAGGTGCCAATTCTAATACTCTTAAGTATGATTGTCTAGATTTTTGAAAATCTTTTAACTTCCTATAAGAAGAAGCAATTCTTGT
The DNA window shown above is from Borrelia anserina Es and carries:
- a CDS encoding TatD family hydrolase; translation: MKLDFGRALFLEKLVDTHVHFNELRKNFIDVHYLINECIKNGFSYFLDIGLHPSDFYERKQLLGAYTNILLTVGIHPLNEASKCDFELIEKILAKEVIVAVGEIGLDYFKADNKVEQIEALSIQLDLASKYNKPVILHVRDAYDDVYNVIKSSNFISRGILHCYSGTYEYAKKFIDFGFKISFAGNLTFKNSEPLRAVLKKLNIKDILIETDSPFLAPVPLRGKINAPLFLGYTCLEIAKIKNCDLRDVVIALYDNFKDLFEGLI
- a CDS encoding tetratricopeptide repeat protein, which gives rise to MLNKKLLSDFEDISRISDSELLDVTEKSKRGYQLIKEDRLSEAEALFNDILQKDDNNNYALVGLGDIERKKQSFDKAIIYYQRCLAKHLNNNYALFGLGDCYRSLGDYKKATDIWEEYLKYDPENITVLTRIASSYRKLKDFQKSRQSYLRVLELAPDNDYALVGIGHLYYDFKEYKEALKYWLKVYEINQVKIDVRVLTSIGNCYRKLKEFGKGIYFFRRALEISPNNFYAIFGLADCYRGNKEYHEALRYWLTIIDRDPKNNLVLTRVGDTYRCLKDYDNAQIYYKKALDIDFDMFAILGLALLQKEQGQYKEALAAIKNLIKTNPKNSILYVNAAECYEALGQIGDAVDILSSFLQLGMKNVTIIDYINNLKKKMDA